Proteins encoded by one window of Salvia splendens isolate huo1 chromosome 14, SspV2, whole genome shotgun sequence:
- the LOC121765764 gene encoding UDP-glucuronic acid decarboxylase 1-like, with translation MKQLHKQSTSFRKDEEMPFSQTPPYSPKSLKHPRSLPRSLNYILKEQRLLFILVGILIGSTFFIFQPSFSVLSPPDPWGRISAGERDSVVGYRDRADFSNKYANHAAGGNYNKFANGVGRVPVGIGSKRKRIVVTGGAGFVGSHLVDKLVARGDDVIVIDNFFTGRKENVVHLFGNPRFELIRHDVVEPILLEVDQIYHLACPASPVHYKYNPVKTIKTNVMGTLNMLGLAKRIGARFLLTSTSEVYGDPLEHPQKETYWGHVNPIGVRSCYDEGKRTAETLAMDYHRGAGVEVRIARIFNTYGPRMCLDDGRVVSNFVSQAIRKQPMTIYGDGKQTRSFQFVSDLVDGLVALMEGEHVGPFNLGNPGEFTMLELAEVVKETIDPSASIEFRPNTADDPHKRKPDISKAKDLLNWEPKVSLRDGLPRMVDDFRNRILNEDEGKGNK, from the exons ATGAAGCAATTGCACAAGCAATCCACCAGCTTCCGCAAAGATGAAGAGATGCCCTTCTCCCAAACCCCTCCCTACTCCCCCAAATCCCTCAAGCACCCGCGATCTCTACCTAGATCGCTCAATTACATACTCAAGGAGCAGCGCCTCCTCTTCATCCTCGTCGGAATTCTGATCGGCTCCACCTTCTTCATCTTCCAGCCCTCCTTCTCGGTCCTCTCCCCGCCCGATCCGTGGGGACGGATTTCAGCTGGAGAACGCGATTCCGTGGTCGGATACCGCGATCGCGCCGATTTCTCCAATAAGTATGCGAATCATGCCGCTGGTGGTAATTATAATAAGTTCGCGAATGGGGTGGGAAGAGTGCCGGTGGGGATTGGGAGTAAGAGGAAGAGGATTGTCGTCACCGGTGGCGCCGGTTTTGTCGGGAGTCATTTGGTGGATAAGCTTGTCGCCAGAGGTGATGATGTGATCGTCATTGATAATTTCTTTACGGGCAGGAAGGAGAATGTGGTGCATTTGTTTGGGAATCCGAGGTTTGAGCTCATTAGGCATGACGTTGTCGAGCCGATTTTGCTGGAGGTGGATCAGATCTACCATTTGGCGTGCCCTGCATCGCCGGTGCATTATAAGTATAACCCTGTCAAGACCATC AAGACAAATGTGATGGGAACCCTTAATATGTTGGGTCTTGCAAAGAGGATAGGTGCGAGGTTTCTGCTCACTAGCACAAGTGAGGTTTATGGTGATCCTCTTGAGCATCCACAGAAGGAGACATATTGGGGGCATGTGAACCCAATTG GTGTGAGAAGTTGCTATGACGAAGGGAAACGGACAGCTGAAACCTTAGCGATGGACTATCACAGAGGTGCTGGTGTTGAG GTGCGCATTGCACGTATTTTTAATACATATGGGCCTCGGATGTGTCTGGATGATGGTCGTGTTGTCAGCAACTTTGTTTCACAG GCTATACGGAAACAACCAATGACAATCTATGGGGACGGGAAGCAAACACGAAGCTTCCAATTTGTGTCAGACTTG GTTGATGGATTGGTGGCTTTGATGGAAGGTGAGCATGTCGGCCCATTCAATTTGGGTAATCCAGGAGAGTTTACCATGTTAGAGCTAGCTGAG GTTGTGAAAGAAACCATCGATCCTAGTGCCTCCATTGAATTCAGACCAAACACTGCTGATGATCCGCACAAGAGGAAACCAGATATAAGCAAAGCAAAGGATCTTCTTAACTGGGAGCCCAAAGTTTCATTACGAGATGGATTGCCTCGAATGGTTGATGATTTTAGAAACCGCATCTTGAATGAGGATGAAGGAAAGGGAAACAAGTGA
- the LOC121763333 gene encoding protein SODIUM POTASSIUM ROOT DEFECTIVE 2-like: MKGVDIFCASQAATSICLSMEPNSTASPSTTTLLGGRIIDRHNPIIKDAKRAPKKTKNPKTPPNENENHPNKIIDSAAAAAVKRSWSCTKPGDFLSPPGSTRYLLGEKVCHNPSNLSTEETSNKDSTLSHSPQQVVVVVLRVSLHCRGCVKKLRKHLSKMEGVKSFDIDFLAKKVTVTGNVMASDVVASISKVKNAQLWPPSIASSNPTSELIKSDDSSTDAP; this comes from the exons atgaagGGAGTAGACATATTCTGCGCATCACAAGCTGCAACATCAATATGCCTAAGCATGGAGCCTAACTCCACAGCCTCTCCTTCCACCACCACCCTCCTCGGCGGCAGAATCATCGACCGCCACAACCCAATCATCAAAGACGCCAAAAGAGCTCCCAAAAAGACCAAGAATCCCAAAACCCCTCCGAATGAAAACGAAAACCACCCCAACAAAATCATCgattccgccgccgccgccgcagtgAAGAGGAGCTGGAGCTGCACCAAGCCCGGCGACTTCCTCTCTCCTCCTGGCTCCACCAGGTATTTGTTGGGAGAGAAAGTGTGCCACAATCCATCAAATCTCTCCACTGAGGAAACCTCAAACAAGGACTCTACTCTATCTCATTCTCCACAAcag GTTGTTGTTGTTGTGCTGAGAGTGTCTTTGCACTGCAGAGGATGTGTCAAAAAGCTCAGGAAACATCTCTCTAAGATGGaag GAGTGAAATCTTTCGACATAGATTTTCTGGCGAAGAAGGTGACGGTGACCGGAAATGTGATGGCGTCGGATGTTGTTGCGAGCATATCTAAGGTCAAGAATGCGCAATTATGGCCTCCTTCGATTGCGTCTTCCAATCCAACGTCGGAATTAATCAAGAGCGATGATAGCAGCACAGATGCTccataa
- the LOC121765837 gene encoding 60S ribosomal protein L23a-1-like produces MAPAKADASKKSDAKAQALKAAKAVKSSGTFKKKAKKIRTKVTFYRPKTLTKERNPKYPRISAAPRNKLDHYQILKYPLTTESAMKKIEDNNTLVFIVDIRADKKKIKAAVKKMYDIQTKKVNTLIRPDGTKKAYVRLTPDYDALDVANKIGII; encoded by the exons ATGGCTCCAGCTAAAG CTGATGCTTCTAAGAAATCTGATGCTAAGGCACAGGCCTTGAAGGCTGCTAAGGCAGTAAAATCATCGGGCACCTTCAAGAAGAAGGCCAAGAAGATCCGCACTAAAGTTACTTTCTATCGACCAAAAACATTGACAAAGGAGAGAAATCCAAAATATCCGAGAATCAGTGCAGCCCCTCGCAATAAACTCGATCATTACCAGATACTTAAATATCCGTTAACCACGGAAAGCGCCATGAAGAAGATCGAAGACAACAATACATTGGTCTTTATTGTCGACATTCGTGCCGACAAGAAGAAGATCAAGGCTGCTGTCAAGAAGATGTACGATATCCAGACCAAGAAGGTTAACACCCTTATCAG GCCGGATGGTACCAAGAAGGCATACGTGAGGTTGACACCAGACTATGACGCTTTGGATGTTGCTAACAAAATTGGAATCATCTAA